Genomic DNA from Cucumis melo cultivar AY chromosome 10, USDA_Cmelo_AY_1.0, whole genome shotgun sequence:
CTCcacttcatattattaattctCTTTTTTTATATGCTCACTTCTTCTTGTCTGcgattacttagatctaaacgatcgtgtaccaatatctaaacaaaCAATTATCTATCATAGACAGACAAACATATAtcactatcactaatagatcgtTTAAACTTAGTACAAAATCGTTTTTCACGCAAGTGTGACTAAGCGCatgttatttttgttattttagattgtgagcattttctttttttcaaaattattctatattaCGTAAATATTTggtgatttgttatatttttgaaaaaacctaAAAAGAATATAGTTTGTTTTTATGGGCATGTaatatataactatatattataatgacaccgtattttaattttaataattttcacaggacaaaaacaaaaaggatgaaaagcattttttttaatgtttttttgggaagaagaaaggaaaagcGTAATTAAATGATGGATCTCCCCATAATCttcaataaatataaaagaaacaGTTAATAGGTTGCAACATAGAAAAGCGTGTAAACACGTGACCACTTCCTTCTTAACAATAATGCTCATCTGCCGACTAACCACATGAAATCTTACACGTGTCACAATCCTATACCTCTTTTGGTAATTCAGTACAACCctccttttattattattattattattattattattattattattattatttcttccttaactaattattattattattattattattttcaatttcttctttaaccaaaaattaatattattaaacatACTTAGTGTCCTAcaaatataatttcatttttcttatctctcaaattgtatatttttttttttatcatatgcGAATATAGTTTTTATCACATTATGTTTAAGGTTTTgcttaaatatataaaattatttttttaccaagttgaaaaaaaaattccttcGAAAAAATCACATTTTAGAGACTAAAAACATACTTACCATTTAAAAGCAACTACGGAGAGAATCATTCTTTCCCATTTGTCCTAACTGATTGATATAATCTATATAGTTttacattaaaaataataataacaaaatcaTTATTTGTCTCTATTATTTAGTCACATCTAAAATGTACCaaaatcttttataaaaaataaaaacttatagATATTCATATGTAGATAAAAGAAAGCAGAattaaaaatatgtatatattttaataCTGGCGTttagatttttaaattttaatcaattttgttttctctaatatattaatttatctaCCAAATTGGTTCTTCTCTCCCGTATTTAATAGATCTTTATCATACATgtctagattttttttttctctctctcttttcaaatcaggtttaagaatttttttagtcaaatttatttttaaaagataattttatcctactgttttttttttcatagttCTCCAAagacatatatgtatgtatcatacatatatttttaaaaatggatAGATCTACCATACTGAAAAATTAAAGTTGattaacattaaaaaaacataattaaaaaGTGATAATGGTGCGTTAAAGGCGCTCAAAGCGGTGAAATATCTGTCGCCTCCGGTGGGCTGGCGGTAACATCACCGGCACCGCCAATGCTACAATTACAAAATGCTTAATAAATAcgtaatttaaaaattattaaaaaaattatatattaaaaaattgaaatataaataataaactcAAATACCGAAGCGAAGACTCGGCTTTGAGTTGGGAACCGTTGCtcgcctttttttttttctttttcctccttcatttctttatttcttttttcccttcttcttcttcttcgtcttcatcCACCTTATCCCTCTGCCATTTCTGTTCTTTATTTCTTGTTCTGCTATTCTGATTGCTTTGTCTCCCCCTTTGTAAACTCaccttttctttccttttcactcttttctctttctatcTATCTCTCTATAACACTTCCCCATCCACATCTCTaccttttcttctttcatttctgTATATAATACATACCTCTTTACCTTTTTCAAGTCTTCATACTCAACTGCTGCCACTTCGTTTTGAggtattcttcttcttccctcctttttttcatctgaatttctctgtttctctctctttttttttttttttttggatctGCCTATCTTATTTCTGTTAAATCTTACAAGTTCTTTGTGTCTTAGATGGTTTAATTGTACTCTGAACTCTTTGGTGGATGAACCGAAATAGGGGTTACTTGGAGAGAACCCATGTTTTCAGTTTATGTTTCTTTGGATTTTTTGGTGGGAACTGATTGATTCATTAATGGGTTTACCGGtcttagggttttttttttttttttttttttttttttttttttgtttttgctttcaattttcttattttcccCTGTTTCCTCTGCTTGATCTATGTTTCTCTCTTTTTGCTTTTGGTTAAAACGGGCGAGTCTTTGGATAACATCTGTTGGTGTTGTGTTAATATTTAATAATGTTAAGAGAGTGAAACAAAGGGATCATTTCATGCCAACTAATGATCTAATTCTTTTGTCCGttctttttgaacttttaattatataatttatatatatttaattgtttgCGAAATTGCCGAACAGATTCCGATCTGCTTAGGGgacaaaatcaaactttgaattttcttctcctttctttccGCTTTCTTACGATTGTTTTGGTGCCATTTGTCGCGAGcatgattttatattttttatttaatatgtttttggtttttcctcttctttctcaGCTTTTATTATTTGTCCCTTGAAATAACCCAACACCAAATATGAATCACTGCGCCATTCTGTCAAACGCCTTCTCGGGCCACGAGGAGATGAGAACCTCTGTTCCTTGTCCCATTTCTGACTTCAGAGATCAACTTGTTTGCCCTAAACCACGTCGTCTCACCGTCAACGCCCACTCCGATACTTCCCTTCGATGGAATCTAAGGTTCTTCATCgcttcctttctctctctctctctttttttatttttaatacaaTCTCTTTTGTTATCAAGTGCTAATTCCTCTTGAACTAATTTTCAGTCACCAAGTTGAGCCAATCGACATGGCCGCCGGACCGGATCTCCTTGACTTCCTCCTGACGAAGGTACGCCTTCCTCTGTTTTCCTTTGATTTTCTTCAACATCATTCTAATTTGTTGATGATTGATTGATGATCATATGGTTGTCAATGAAACAGGGCGGTTGCAGCGTGGACCAATCGTTTACGCAGTTGGCTTCGTCGCCCCCGTTTTTATGTGGGTCGCCGCCGAGCAGAGTAGCCAACCCTTTGATTCAGGATGCTCGATTTAGAGAAGAAAAATTCATCCCCTTTACTCCGATTGCTTCGCCGTCCGGTCAGTTGTCGCCGTCTACATCCTCCAGGAAAGGAGGCCGCGTAAGGGCGAGTTTTGGGAACAAACCAACGGTGAGGATTGAGGGTTTTGATTGCCTTGATAGGGATAGGCAAAATTGCAGCATCCCTGCTTTCGCCTAAAATACAAAGACAAAAGTCATCTTCGTATTACAGTTTCAAGAAAAGCAAGATTCCCAATacaaatagaagaaaaaaaagattcaaaagaGATGAGTCTCTCAAGAGAAGAAAGGTT
This window encodes:
- the LOC103489287 gene encoding uncharacterized protein LOC103489287, which gives rise to MNHCAILSNAFSGHEEMRTSVPCPISDFRDQLVCPKPRRLTVNAHSDTSLRWNLSHQVEPIDMAAGPDLLDFLLTKGGCSVDQSFTQLASSPPFLCGSPPSRVANPLIQDARFREEKFIPFTPIASPSGQLSPSTSSRKGGRVRASFGNKPTVRIEGFDCLDRDRQNCSIPAFA